Genomic segment of Aliiroseovarius sp. M344:
CTATCCAAGATCGTTTGAGAACACATTGCTAGCGTTTCTGATTTTTTCCGGTCTTTACCTGATGGCGTCGATTACAGCGTCGATCCTGCGCGAACAGGTTTCGTCCTGATATGACGGATGTGGCCGTTGGAAAAGTGCGGATCGGCAACACCCGCCCGTTAACAATCATAGCGGGGCCCTGCCAATTGGAAGGGCAGGAGCATGCTATGATGATCGCCGAAAAGATGGCGCGCATCTGCGAGGGTTGCGGCGTCGGCTATGTCTTTAAAGGGTCTTTCGACAAGGCCAACCGAACCTCTCTGTCTGGGCAGCGGGGGCTTGGACTGGAAGAAGGTCTTCAGGTTCTCGCGGCGGTGAGGGAGCAGGTGGGAGTACCAGTTCTGACGGATGTGCATTTGCCAGAACAATGTGCAGAAGTCGCAAGCGTCGTCGACGTCCTTCAAATCCCAGCTTTTTTGTGCCGGCAAACCGATCTTCTGGTGGCCGCTGCCAAAGCTGGTAAACCGATCAACGTCAAGAAGGGCCAGTTTCTTGCCCCTTGGGACATGGACCACGCGGTCGGGAAAATCACCGGATCTGGTAATTCGCAAGTGATGTTGACCGAACGGGGTACCTCTTTCGGCTACAATACCCTTGTCACAGATATGCGCGCTTTGCCGCAATTGGCGGCGTCGGGTTTTCCCGTGATCATGGACGCGACCCACGCAGTGCAAATGCCGGGCGGGCAGGGGGCTTCGTCTGGTGGCCAGAGGGAGTTTGCGCCGGTCCTTGCGCGCGCGGCCGTCGCGATCGGCATTGCAGGTGTGTTCATCGAAACCCATCCAGATCCGGACAATGCACCGTCTGATGGGCCGAATATGATCCCTTTGGACCAGATGGCGCAATTGGTTGCCGATCTGGCGGCTTTTGACCGACTGGCCAAGGAAAGACCATTGCAGAGATGACAATGCGCTTATGCCCCAGCGGTTTTCGTGAATACGACGCTCGCTGGCGTTATCCTGACGACATTGATCTGATTGGCTTGCAGGCGGTTGGCCTTGGCCTTGGGACACAGCTGATGCGCCACGGCAAGGGGCCGCAGATAATCGTCGGGCATGACTATCGAAGCTATTCCACTGCCGTGAAAAATGCGCTGTCGGATGGATTGATTCAAGCCGGGGCACATGTCCTCGATATTGGCATGAGCTTATCACCGATGGCCTATTTTGCGCGGTCCCACCTGAATGTCGGCGCAGTTGCGATGGTGACGGCCAGCCACAATCCAAATGGTTGGGCAGGTATTAAGGTCGGATTTGACGACCCTTGCACACATGGCTCTGACGCGATGATGGAGCTAAAGAACATCGTCCTGGCACAAGATTTCCGCCGTTCCGAAGGTGGAAAGATCGAGTCTGTGGAGGGTGTGAAAGAAGCCTACCTGAAGGATCTGGTTTATGGCATATCGATTAGGCGTCCGCTTCGCGTGGTCTGTGCCACGGGCAACGGAACAGCCGGAGCCTTCGCGCCTGACCTGCTGCGGCGGCTGGGTATAGAGGTGATCGAGCGGCATTGTGTGCTGGATCACAGTTTCCCGAACTACAACCCGAATCCAGAAGCCGTTGAAATGCTCAGTGATATAGGCGCGGCTGTCCGGGAAAGCGCGGCCGATTTCGGTGTGGGCCTGGACGGTGATGGTGACCGGATCGGCGTCGTTGATGATGCAGGGAACCCTGTTTTTGCTGACAAATTGGGGCTGGTGTTGGCACGTAACTTGGCGGGAGAGAAGCCAGGCGCGCGGTTCCTAGTGGACGTAAAATCCACCGGCCTTTTCACGACCGACCCTGTCCTGTCGTCTCACAATGCAGTGGTCGAATACGGCAAGACTGGCCATAGTTTTGTGAAGCAACGGCTGAAGGATACGGGCGCGCTGGCCGCTTTCGAGAAGTCGGGCCATTTTTACTTTGGGGCTCCGATTGGGCGCGGCTATGACTGCGGTTTGCGTGCTATTGTCGAGCTCTGCAAATTGATGGATCACCACGCTGCCAAAACCCTCGCAGCGCTGGTAGAGGAGCTTCAACCAAGCTGGAACTCCCCAACCCTCTCCCCAGCCTGTCCGGACGATCAGAAGTATCAGGTGATCAAGCATTTGATAGAGAGGTTTCGGCAGATCCAAACTCGCGGTGACCTAATTGCGGGCCGAAAAATCGCAAACATACAAACCATTAATGGCGCGCGTGTTCAGCTAGAAGACGGCGCTTGGGCGCTTGTTCGAGCGTCCTCAAACACCCCCAATCTTGTCGTCGTTTGCGAAAGTTTCACCGGCAAGGCCGACCTTCGCGCCATCTTCGCTGACATCGACAACATCCTGTGCGAGGAGCCGATGATCGGCGCTTATGATCAGACATTTCAGGATTAGTGCGAGAGTAGTTTCTTTGTCAGGACGAGACTTTGTAGCGAAGCGATCATCCGACTGCAACGCCGCATGATATTGCGGTTTGTTTCTGAGAAAGAATCCACTAATTTGGGGTTGCGTCCCGGATTGGCTTTGGCTAGGAAAGCGCGCACAGTTGGGGTGTAGCCAAGTGGTAAGGCAACGCTTTTTGGTAGCGTGTACCGTAGGTTCGAATCCTACCACCCCAGCCAGACACTTCCCTGATTCCAGACGTCGAGAGGTTGCCGCGCTATTGTCGCGTGTTTTCCGACGCTTGCGGAACCGGATTTCAGTGAGAGACACGGATTTGCAGACAAATATGGCTGATTTCAGGCCGCAGTCTCTGATTGCCATTCCGGCGGTACGAGTTTGGAAGATTTTGGGGCTTGCCGATTTACAGTTGCGCGAACTGTTCGCGCTGCTCAGCCCATGAGGTCGGAATACCAGTTTTGATGAGGTAATCTGAGGTCAGGCCGTCCGGCTGTTCGCCACTGGCGATAGCGTCAAGGATGTCCGGTGCAAGCGTTGCGAGATCGACAACATCCTGCACCCAGCGCTTCGATACGCCGTCCGCTTCTGCGATCTCGGTGAATGTCTTCCCGTCAATAATCTCCGCCAACCACTTCTGAGCATTTACGATGTTTTGTACAAGCGTCCGGTCGACCTCGGGTGAAGCCTCACCCAAGTGCAGTTTCAACTCGACGCCCCGGCGGCGCATTCGGAATGGGCAATGTGAGTGTTAGCTCTTCTGTGTTGATCCGGGTTGCATCACATTCCTGGGCCCGAGCGAGTTCGTTCAGGCTCAAACGAACGATCAGAGTTCCCGGGCACAGGTCAGCGCGTGCGACCAGCTTCAGACACTGCTTTGTCTGCTGAATGGCTGGTTGTTCCACTGCAACGCCGCATCAAGATTTCCGCAAATGCAGAAATCTCTGTGCTGCGAGCGCACGCAGCACAGATCTGATACTTCCGCTATGTGATCGAAGCAGCCTTTAGCCGCGTCATGGATCAAGGAACGCAGGGCGGTCCTAAGCGACCATTGGATTGGTCGCAGCGATAACATCTTCCAGCCTGTCGCCGCCGAAACCGGAAATTCGCTGCGTGGTGCATGAATAACCAAATAATTGCGGGGCGTTCCAGACCTTCGCCGTAAAAAGCTAAAGTCGGCTTTTCATGAGCCCTACGAAAACGAATAGAAACACGCAGCTGTTTCTCTAAACACTAAGTTTTGATGTGATTGGGATACGATTCTACGACATGAGTCGACGACCGCTGCATAGTCCGAATAGAGTTTGTCCACCGGGAAATTCGACCCAAACATGCAGCGGTCTGCGCCGAACTGCTCCAGGCAGGTTTCCACGATCGGCCGAATGCTTTCGGTCGTCCAATTGTAATCGAACATCCCTAGGCCGGAGAGTTTGCAGTACACGTGCGGTAAGGCCGAGAGGTGCTGCAATTGCTCGGCCCAGTAAACTAGTCCTTGGGCTGACCGGTCATGTGGAGACCCCGCGTGACACAACGCGACCTTGGTTTCGGGCGATTTCTCCAAAACCTTCGCTGTTTTCCCCATCAGTTCGGGGATCAACTGCAGATCAAAACTCAACCCGCGGGCACCAGTCTCTCGCAACCCCTCCGCAAATTTGGGATTGTCCAGCAGGTCGTTCGTCCCAGTTGCCGCGTCCTCTTCGGGTGCGCGCCCGACGATCTGGCGCACGCCGACCACCGACGGCAGATGTTGAAACGCATCCAGTTTCTGGTTCAGATCAGGCGCAGTCAGATCACAGAACACCACCTGTTTCATCGGCCAATCCGGGTTGGCGTCAGCCACAGATTGAACCCAGCGGGCTTCGGCCAAACCATCTTCCGCACCAACCTGAATATGCACCGAACCCGTAAAGCCGAGGGGAGATGCGTCAGCACGGAACTCATCCAACAGATAGTCGCGTTGTATAGGTGTCGGGTCGCCAAAGAACCGCTTCACTCCGCGTGCTATGAGCCACGGATAGTAAACAGCGGATAAGTCCCACAGGGGATGATGCGCGTCGATCATTTTGTGGCCCCGTTTGCGCCGGTTTCTTGTCTTGCAGAAATGCCGGTTGTGCGAGCCAGCACGTCGATACCTTGCATGTTCCAAAAGTGCAGAAGGTCGATGAAAATCCAGTTCTCGGTGAGTTTGTCGCCATCGCGCCGATAGATATCAATCACCCGCATGTCGCCGGGTTTTCCTGTGGCCGGCATACCCATGAAGCCCCCGGACGGTGTGAGTGTCAGGTTCGGCCAGCCAAAGAATCCGCCATAGTGGCCTTCGGCGATACGGCAGATATGGCCATTAAAAGTCCGGTCCTTCAGGCCCGCGCGGAAGGGTCCAGAGTGCTGCTGGGCATATCGTTCGATCGTGTATGTCGCGCCAATCCCGGCGGGCCCCCACCAGATCATATCCTCGTTCCAACTACGGCGTAATTCGTCGACCAGAGGTTCCTCAACACCACCGCGCCATGTCTTGATGTCATTTACCATATGGTCGATGGCGGCCAGCGTCTTGTGACCCTCTTTAGGGTCTTGCTCGTCATACATGAGGCCGTCATGAGTCATCGGGCCGGGCTGCACCAGATGTGCCGCTGTTTGCGGAGGGAATGGTTGGAGTCCTGCTTGCATCATCAAATGAGGAATATCGAAGAACATCGCTGTTTCTGTGATCTTGCCACCTTCGACCCGATGAAATTCACAATAACGCAGCATGGCAATTTTGCCTGTGGGTGGAATGCCCAACCATGGTTGATCGAAAAGCCCCATCAGATGACCCATAGAAACAACCCAGACGCCACCGTGACCCTCGATGGAATTCTCACCTGCCATAAACACATCGATGCGGCGTTGCATGTGGGTTAGAGCAATCTTGAGTGGACTCCAGAACCGATCCACAACGTTCTGGGGATCACGAATCTCGTGGAACGGGTGAAAGCCGCGCCAAAGGTATTTGGGTGCGATGAAACGTTCTTGCACTGCTTTCATGTCGTCAACCGAGGCTGCGTCTAGTTGGGCGTTGTAATCCCTAACCAGTTGTTTTTCAGCCTGAAAGAAGATGTCGCCCATTTGTTTTTTTACCTTGCTCGTGTCAGTTTTGCATACGTTTGCAAAAATACATTGCCAAAACGCCGCACCCGAGTCTAGCATATTGCAAACGTATGCAAACGATTCCGCCCGGGGGGAACCATGGCAGAAATTCAACTGCGCAATATATCCAAGCGCTGGGGGGCATTCGTCGGTGTCGACAACTTTGACCTGACGATTGCCGACAAAGAATTCCTGGTTTTGTTGGGGCCGTCTGGCTGCGGCAAGACCACAACCATGCGGATGATTGCAGGCCTTGAGGACGCCACCGAAGGTGACATTTTGGTCGATGGCGAGC
This window contains:
- the kdsA gene encoding 3-deoxy-8-phosphooctulonate synthase, translating into MTDVAVGKVRIGNTRPLTIIAGPCQLEGQEHAMMIAEKMARICEGCGVGYVFKGSFDKANRTSLSGQRGLGLEEGLQVLAAVREQVGVPVLTDVHLPEQCAEVASVVDVLQIPAFLCRQTDLLVAAAKAGKPINVKKGQFLAPWDMDHAVGKITGSGNSQVMLTERGTSFGYNTLVTDMRALPQLAASGFPVIMDATHAVQMPGGQGASSGGQREFAPVLARAAVAIGIAGVFIETHPDPDNAPSDGPNMIPLDQMAQLVADLAAFDRLAKERPLQR
- a CDS encoding phosphomannomutase/phosphoglucomutase encodes the protein MTMRLCPSGFREYDARWRYPDDIDLIGLQAVGLGLGTQLMRHGKGPQIIVGHDYRSYSTAVKNALSDGLIQAGAHVLDIGMSLSPMAYFARSHLNVGAVAMVTASHNPNGWAGIKVGFDDPCTHGSDAMMELKNIVLAQDFRRSEGGKIESVEGVKEAYLKDLVYGISIRRPLRVVCATGNGTAGAFAPDLLRRLGIEVIERHCVLDHSFPNYNPNPEAVEMLSDIGAAVRESAADFGVGLDGDGDRIGVVDDAGNPVFADKLGLVLARNLAGEKPGARFLVDVKSTGLFTTDPVLSSHNAVVEYGKTGHSFVKQRLKDTGALAAFEKSGHFYFGAPIGRGYDCGLRAIVELCKLMDHHAAKTLAALVEELQPSWNSPTLSPACPDDQKYQVIKHLIERFRQIQTRGDLIAGRKIANIQTINGARVQLEDGAWALVRASSNTPNLVVVCESFTGKADLRAIFADIDNILCEEPMIGAYDQTFQD
- a CDS encoding amidohydrolase family protein translates to MIDAHHPLWDLSAVYYPWLIARGVKRFFGDPTPIQRDYLLDEFRADASPLGFTGSVHIQVGAEDGLAEARWVQSVADANPDWPMKQVVFCDLTAPDLNQKLDAFQHLPSVVGVRQIVGRAPEEDAATGTNDLLDNPKFAEGLRETGARGLSFDLQLIPELMGKTAKVLEKSPETKVALCHAGSPHDRSAQGLVYWAEQLQHLSALPHVYCKLSGLGMFDYNWTTESIRPIVETCLEQFGADRCMFGSNFPVDKLYSDYAAVVDSCRRIVSQSHQNLVFRETAACFYSFS
- a CDS encoding ester cyclase; amino-acid sequence: MGDIFFQAEKQLVRDYNAQLDAASVDDMKAVQERFIAPKYLWRGFHPFHEIRDPQNVVDRFWSPLKIALTHMQRRIDVFMAGENSIEGHGGVWVVSMGHLMGLFDQPWLGIPPTGKIAMLRYCEFHRVEGGKITETAMFFDIPHLMMQAGLQPFPPQTAAHLVQPGPMTHDGLMYDEQDPKEGHKTLAAIDHMVNDIKTWRGGVEEPLVDELRRSWNEDMIWWGPAGIGATYTIERYAQQHSGPFRAGLKDRTFNGHICRIAEGHYGGFFGWPNLTLTPSGGFMGMPATGKPGDMRVIDIYRRDGDKLTENWIFIDLLHFWNMQGIDVLARTTGISARQETGANGATK